The following proteins come from a genomic window of Pseudomonas putida:
- a CDS encoding AMP-binding protein, which translates to MISKKMQDYLAATPDRIVIREMDGRTHTLHELRRDVMRLASALEGRVGRCERKVFGIAMRSCYEWVYTLLAIQKVGAVLLPVPIEFSDDQIGSLLGKAAAVFVSDEKTANRLHGILPDKACFIPGQLMNQAIGEEWRNEDELIPEGIVSIIHTSGTTSKPKGVMIRDEAVGLLVDNVMKRLPQQPLHYFSIVPMSLLIEQVLGVFIPILSGGTLTLMPEGVTEYGAASGNARQYLELIAPNQPNFLYLPPKLLEEANGLLEHCTVEQLFGPQRPHIITGGAKIPATVLEALEARGVQVFEAYGLSENSSIISLNSPAERRIGSAGKLLDGIEPKLVDGELLVRTPTLCAGYYNADDTACDLSDGYLHTGDIAEFRDGYLYITGRKKHVIILSTARNISPEWVENVYKESPLVDDMIVMGEGRDEPCAIVLSAAGAERVRSEMARLEHRLADFARVRQVRVIEDIALFREQFYTVTGRPRRAEIEARFIDQMYA; encoded by the coding sequence ATGATCAGCAAGAAAATGCAGGACTACCTGGCGGCAACGCCCGACCGCATCGTCATCCGTGAGATGGATGGCCGCACCCATACGCTGCACGAACTGCGTCGCGATGTGATGCGCTTGGCCAGTGCCCTTGAAGGGCGTGTGGGGCGCTGTGAACGCAAGGTATTCGGTATCGCCATGCGCTCATGCTACGAGTGGGTCTACACGCTACTGGCCATTCAGAAAGTCGGTGCGGTGCTGTTGCCGGTGCCCATCGAGTTTTCCGACGACCAGATCGGCAGCCTGCTGGGCAAGGCCGCAGCGGTGTTCGTCAGCGATGAAAAAACCGCCAACCGCCTGCACGGCATCCTGCCGGACAAGGCCTGCTTCATTCCGGGCCAGCTGATGAACCAGGCCATCGGCGAGGAGTGGCGCAACGAGGATGAGTTGATCCCGGAGGGCATCGTTTCGATCATCCATACCTCAGGCACCACCTCCAAACCCAAGGGGGTGATGATTCGCGACGAGGCGGTGGGGCTGTTGGTGGACAACGTCATGAAGCGTCTGCCACAACAACCGCTGCACTACTTCTCGATCGTGCCGATGAGCTTGTTGATCGAGCAGGTGCTCGGCGTTTTCATCCCGATCCTGTCGGGCGGTACGCTGACGTTGATGCCCGAGGGCGTGACCGAATATGGCGCGGCGAGCGGCAATGCCCGGCAGTACCTGGAGCTGATTGCACCCAACCAGCCCAATTTCCTGTACCTGCCGCCCAAGTTGCTTGAGGAGGCCAATGGGCTGCTTGAGCATTGCACGGTCGAGCAGCTGTTCGGCCCGCAACGGCCGCACATCATCACCGGTGGCGCGAAGATTCCGGCCACAGTGCTGGAGGCGCTGGAAGCGCGCGGCGTGCAGGTGTTCGAGGCGTATGGCCTGAGCGAGAACTCATCGATCATCTCGCTGAATTCGCCCGCCGAGCGGCGCATTGGCTCTGCGGGCAAGCTGCTCGACGGTATCGAACCCAAGCTGGTCGATGGCGAACTGCTGGTGCGCACGCCGACCCTGTGCGCGGGGTACTACAACGCTGACGATACCGCCTGCGACCTGTCCGACGGCTACTTGCATACCGGTGATATCGCCGAATTTCGCGACGGCTACCTCTACATCACCGGGCGCAAGAAACACGTGATCATCCTCTCCACGGCGCGCAACATCTCGCCGGAGTGGGTGGAGAACGTCTACAAGGAGAGCCCGCTGGTGGACGACATGATCGTCATGGGGGAAGGCAGGGACGAGCCGTGCGCCATCGTGCTCAGTGCTGCGGGCGCGGAGCGCGTACGCAGCGAAATGGCGCGCCTGGAACATCGCCTTGCCGATTTCGCCCGGGTTCGCCAGGTGCGCGTCATCGAGGATATCGCTTTGTTCCGCGAGCAGTTCTACACCGTCACCGGGCGGCCGCGGCGCGCGGAAATCGAGGCCCGCTTCAT
- a CDS encoding TauD/TfdA family dioxygenase: MLAQVQPWVFPYYRQPTPCYGFECVVAVDRDMRVSEVISGATLYEDLAHSGAVIYRDFADTLADFNEFVSAHSSRVTFDPARKAATTNTAEIEAGVHEMGLHRENGNLPFNPDLQWFYCLEAASVGSQTTLCDGQRVLFDLSAKTRKLFEQRDIRYARRIPWQNVKRFLSIELQLPLDAITDDHLQQVNDQVAGQTYRRIDQNLIASELIISAVETSCFSGRKAFCNSMLGPSVNYEPPRITWADGEDIALEVWDEIKEVTERNTYSHFWQKGDIVVIDNTRVMHGRRRLDDTSRRIFGAQSYRIGGNGQ, from the coding sequence ATGTTGGCGCAAGTTCAACCCTGGGTGTTCCCTTATTATCGGCAACCGACACCCTGCTACGGTTTTGAATGTGTAGTTGCTGTTGACCGTGACATGCGCGTCAGCGAGGTTATCAGCGGTGCAACACTTTACGAAGACCTGGCCCATAGCGGTGCGGTGATCTACCGCGATTTCGCAGATACCCTTGCAGACTTCAATGAGTTCGTCAGCGCACACTCGTCGCGCGTCACCTTTGACCCGGCGCGCAAGGCGGCCACCACCAACACCGCGGAAATCGAGGCGGGGGTGCACGAGATGGGGCTGCACCGCGAGAATGGCAACCTGCCGTTCAACCCTGACCTGCAGTGGTTCTATTGCCTGGAAGCGGCTTCGGTCGGTTCGCAAACTACCCTGTGCGATGGCCAACGGGTGTTGTTCGACTTGTCGGCTAAAACCCGAAAGTTATTTGAGCAGCGCGATATACGTTATGCCCGGCGTATTCCATGGCAGAACGTAAAACGCTTCCTCAGTATTGAACTTCAGCTACCGCTGGACGCCATTACGGATGACCACCTGCAGCAGGTCAATGATCAAGTAGCGGGGCAAACTTACCGGCGCATCGATCAAAACCTGATTGCTTCGGAGTTGATTATTTCCGCTGTGGAAACCAGTTGTTTCAGTGGTCGCAAGGCCTTCTGCAATTCGATGCTGGGCCCCAGCGTCAATTACGAGCCGCCGCGTATTACCTGGGCTGATGGCGAAGATATTGCCCTTGAAGTCTGGGATGAAATCAAGGAAGTGACCGAGCGCAATACCTACAGCCACTTCTGGCAGAAAGGCGACATCGTCGTGATCGACAACACCCGCGTCATGCACGGCCGCCGCCGGCTGGATGACACTTCGCGGCGCATTTTCGGCGCCCAGAGCTACCGCATCGGAGGTAACGGCCAATGA
- a CDS encoding LysR family transcriptional regulator has product MLHSNYLKQLDLQDIVVFLNLLELRSAKRTAELMSVSQPTVSYCLKRLRGCFDDTLFASSQGVLLPTTKAEKIAPYLRVVVESVNRCAEDDSTVSPQAVRKIWRLCAPEYFELSFLPQALAVLSRTHGNTSLHLDRLSRDLPVDRLISGEIDIAIGFGPGYHQMHPELQWQPVLNDDFVCLTSQKTLANEGAMNLDEFCASPHVFPTPWVSEKNMVDSWLDKVGRSRNVLVRANGYQACVNIVAAVPSTLALPARLLPHLRIAPQVKVCQPPLGFPSFTLDMIWARDRSDSKDISSLRSLIEQVAEALLTER; this is encoded by the coding sequence ATGCTGCACAGCAACTACCTCAAGCAGTTGGATCTGCAGGACATCGTGGTGTTTCTCAACCTGCTCGAGTTGCGCAGCGCCAAGCGCACCGCCGAGTTGATGAGCGTCAGCCAGCCCACCGTCAGTTATTGCCTCAAGCGCCTGCGTGGCTGCTTCGATGACACGTTGTTCGCTTCTTCCCAGGGTGTGCTGCTCCCCACCACCAAGGCCGAGAAAATCGCGCCCTACCTGCGCGTGGTGGTTGAATCGGTCAACCGCTGCGCGGAAGACGACAGCACGGTTTCGCCGCAGGCCGTGCGCAAAATCTGGAGGCTCTGCGCCCCGGAATATTTCGAGTTGTCATTCCTGCCACAGGCCCTGGCGGTGTTGTCCCGCACCCACGGCAATACCTCGCTGCACCTGGATCGCCTGAGCCGTGACTTGCCAGTGGACCGGCTGATATCCGGCGAAATCGACATCGCCATCGGTTTTGGCCCGGGCTATCACCAGATGCATCCCGAATTGCAGTGGCAGCCTGTGCTCAATGACGACTTCGTGTGCCTGACCAGCCAGAAAACGCTGGCCAACGAAGGTGCCATGAACCTCGATGAATTCTGTGCATCGCCCCATGTCTTCCCTACGCCATGGGTCTCGGAAAAGAACATGGTCGACAGCTGGTTGGACAAGGTCGGCCGTTCACGCAATGTGCTGGTGCGCGCCAACGGCTATCAGGCCTGCGTGAACATCGTTGCCGCTGTGCCTTCCACCTTGGCATTGCCGGCGCGCTTGTTGCCGCACCTGCGCATCGCCCCGCAAGTCAAAGTCTGCCAACCGCCGCTTGGCTTCCCCAGTTTTACTCTAGACATGATCTGGGCACGCGATCGCAGCGACAGCAAGGATATTTCCAGTTTGCGCTCGTTGATCGAACAAGTGGCCGAAGCCCTGTTGACGGAACGATGA
- a CDS encoding MarR family winged helix-turn-helix transcriptional regulator: MNDHVDFVVAQWAQAMPSVDVTSMEIFGRMARIQKHLERMRAEALAQYGFKEGEFDVLATLRRAGAPYRLTPTELYRSLLITSGAMTNRLARLESAGMVERIADDHDKRSYQVALTAAGKVLIEKALLTHTEIQELVLAPLSAKQRAGFAQLLKQMLACLPGEGAPSQ; this comes from the coding sequence ATGAACGATCATGTGGATTTCGTCGTCGCGCAGTGGGCGCAGGCGATGCCCTCGGTGGACGTCACATCCATGGAGATTTTCGGGCGCATGGCGCGCATCCAGAAGCATCTGGAGCGCATGCGTGCCGAAGCGCTGGCACAGTACGGCTTCAAGGAAGGCGAGTTCGATGTGCTGGCGACGCTGCGAAGGGCAGGGGCGCCGTACCGCCTGACGCCAACCGAGCTTTACCGCTCGCTGCTGATCACATCCGGGGCGATGACCAACCGGCTGGCCCGGCTGGAAAGCGCCGGCATGGTCGAACGTATTGCCGACGACCACGACAAGCGCAGCTACCAGGTTGCACTGACCGCGGCAGGTAAGGTGTTGATTGAGAAGGCTCTGCTTACACATACTGAGATTCAGGAGCTGGTACTGGCCCCTTTGAGTGCGAAGCAGCGCGCAGGGTTTGCGCAGCTGTTGAAGCAGATGCTCGCGTGTCTGCCTGGCGAAGGGGCGCCCAGCCAATGA
- a CDS encoding alpha/beta fold hydrolase: MAFFIHGPHRHYYYDSGAGSPVLLLHGLGNSGRAWAPQASALLSLGHRVIVSDLLGHGASSEAPEGITAHAQALEMLALLDHLGLESTHLIGLSLGGMVALEMACHAPEAVQQLVVAGTFASMNSTYRQGLLNDWAANLAQADGCLKRFKATWPALVGADYAASAEGQCLYQAWHAQAAQLSAQSQIRWCNGMKRYDLSNQLPAIQAATLVLAAEGDLISPRSEAEDITQRIDHARQITLPGDGHVFNIPYAQAFNQAICTFLQEPLQHA; encoded by the coding sequence ATGGCATTTTTCATACACGGACCGCATCGGCACTACTACTACGACTCAGGCGCTGGCAGCCCAGTGCTGCTGCTGCACGGCCTGGGCAACAGCGGGCGCGCCTGGGCGCCCCAGGCCAGTGCGCTGCTCAGCCTGGGCCACCGCGTTATCGTATCCGACCTGCTGGGCCACGGCGCGTCCAGCGAAGCGCCCGAAGGTATCACGGCCCATGCCCAGGCACTGGAAATGCTGGCACTGCTCGACCACCTGGGGCTGGAAAGCACCCACCTGATCGGCCTCTCCCTGGGCGGCATGGTGGCGCTCGAAATGGCCTGCCATGCACCTGAGGCCGTACAGCAACTGGTGGTCGCCGGCACATTCGCCAGCATGAACAGCACGTACCGCCAGGGGTTGCTGAACGACTGGGCCGCAAACCTTGCGCAAGCGGACGGCTGCCTGAAGCGGTTCAAGGCCACCTGGCCGGCGTTGGTTGGCGCTGATTATGCCGCCTCGGCCGAAGGCCAATGCCTGTACCAGGCCTGGCACGCCCAGGCCGCTCAACTGTCAGCGCAAAGCCAGATCCGCTGGTGCAATGGCATGAAGCGCTACGACCTGAGCAATCAATTGCCAGCAATCCAAGCGGCAACCCTGGTGCTCGCCGCCGAAGGCGACCTCATCAGCCCACGCTCGGAAGCCGAAGACATCACCCAACGTATCGACCACGCCCGCCAGATCACCCTGCCGGGTGACGGCCACGTATTCAACATTCCGTACGCCCAGGCCTTCAACCAGGCGATATGCACCTTCCTGCAGGAGCCACTTCAACATGCGTGA
- a CDS encoding MFS transporter has product MRDLPSKACIGLLAMLIGLNLRPIMAAIGPLLGTLQQDLGLSNAQGGLLTTLPVMMMGLFALSGPWLLRLVGEVRGVAMGITLIVISCAARAYITSGTALIATAALGGVGIAVIQALMPAFIKRSHPQSAGMLMGLFTTGIMGGAALAAAFAAPGASTFGWQLTLGVAALPALVGLIAWLLAAGSDPGSHSDATLPYRSGRAWLLLLFFGIGTGAYTLVLAWLPPFYVELGWTATQAGYLLGALTVTEVIAGLLVSALIQRYPGRRQPLTVVILLLLAGLACLMLAPVQLAVVATLCLGLGIGALFPLSLIVTLDHTHSPTEAGALLAFVQGGGYLIAATMPLIAGIVRDQLSSLHWAWGIMAIGAVLLLGLSTLLRPKPVQLPGAAHEA; this is encoded by the coding sequence ATGCGTGATCTGCCAAGCAAAGCGTGCATCGGCCTACTGGCCATGCTGATCGGCTTGAACCTACGCCCCATCATGGCGGCCATCGGCCCCTTGCTCGGCACCCTGCAACAAGACCTGGGCCTGAGCAACGCCCAAGGCGGCCTGCTGACCACCCTGCCAGTGATGATGATGGGGTTGTTCGCGCTGTCCGGCCCCTGGCTGCTGCGCCTGGTAGGTGAAGTGCGAGGTGTGGCGATGGGTATCACGCTGATCGTCATCAGCTGCGCCGCACGGGCCTATATCACGTCCGGCACGGCGCTGATCGCAACAGCCGCGTTGGGCGGGGTCGGCATTGCGGTCATCCAGGCTTTGATGCCCGCGTTCATCAAGCGCAGCCACCCGCAAAGCGCCGGCATGCTGATGGGGCTGTTCACCACCGGCATCATGGGCGGCGCCGCGCTGGCCGCTGCCTTTGCGGCGCCGGGTGCCAGCACCTTCGGCTGGCAACTGACGTTGGGAGTTGCAGCGTTGCCGGCGCTGGTCGGCTTGATCGCCTGGTTGCTTGCCGCCGGCAGCGACCCCGGTAGCCACAGCGATGCCACCTTGCCGTACCGCAGCGGGCGAGCCTGGTTGCTGTTGTTGTTCTTCGGCATTGGCACGGGTGCCTACACCCTGGTGCTGGCCTGGTTGCCGCCGTTTTATGTTGAATTGGGCTGGACGGCCACCCAGGCGGGTTACCTGCTTGGCGCCCTCACCGTCACCGAGGTCATCGCCGGCCTACTGGTTTCAGCCCTCATTCAGCGCTACCCAGGCCGCAGACAGCCGCTGACCGTGGTGATACTGCTGTTGCTTGCCGGCCTGGCCTGCCTGATGCTCGCCCCCGTGCAGCTCGCGGTGGTGGCCACCCTGTGCCTGGGGCTTGGCATCGGCGCATTGTTCCCGCTGTCGCTCATCGTCACCCTCGACCACACCCACTCGCCAACCGAAGCCGGCGCCTTGCTGGCGTTCGTACAGGGCGGTGGCTACCTGATCGCAGCGACCATGCCACTGATTGCCGGCATCGTGCGTGACCAGCTCAGTTCGTTGCACTGGGCCTGGGGGATAATGGCCATCGGTGCGGTGTTGTTGCTGGGGTTGAGCACGCTGTTGCGACCGAAGCCCGTGCAGTTGCCGGGTGCGGCGCACGAAGCGTGA